One genomic region from Solwaraspora sp. WMMD792 encodes:
- the katG gene encoding catalase/peroxidase HPI, with product MSDIQNNGPTSAQGVDKMAASGCPVAHDSVTAHGSESENPAIDSPTPKTGGRPRTNRDWWPNQLDLSVLHAHSPKGNPLGADFSYAKEFAKLDVEALKQDITKVLTTSQDWWPADFGHYGGLMIRLSWHAAGTYRIEDGRGGAGDGGQRFAPLNSWPDNANLDKARRLLWPVKAKYGQKISWADLLVLAGNVALESMGFKTFGFAFGREDVWEPEEIFWGPEDTWLGDARYLSEKEMASGVGATEMGLIYVNPEGPRGNADPLAAAHFIRETFARMAMNDEETVALIAGGHTFGKTHGAGDADAHVGPEPEGAPIEAQGLGWLSTYGSGKGGDAITSGLEVTWTDKPTQWSNRFFEILFGYEWELTTSPGGAKQWVAKDAEAIIPDAHDPAKKHKPTMLTTDLSLRFDPTYEQISRRFLANPDEFALAFAKAWYKLLHRDMGPVSRFLGPWVPEAQLWQDPVPAVDHELVSDADVAALKAKVLDSGLSTAQLVSTAWASAASFRSTDKRGGANGARVRLEPQRSWEVNQPEQLATVLSTLEGIQQEFNAAGGAKISLADLIVLAGSAAVEKAAHDAGVKVTVPFHPGRTDASQEQTDVESFAVMEPRADGFRNYLRPGEKTQPEVLLVDRAYMLDLSAPEMTVLVGGLRALGANVGGTPHGVLTDRPGVLTNDFFTNLLSPGTRWKAAESGEHVYEIRDLATDEVKWTATAVDLIFGSNSQLRALSEVYASSDAGEKFVTDFVAAWVKVMELDRFDLS from the coding sequence ACAACGGTCCCACCAGCGCACAGGGTGTGGACAAGATGGCGGCGTCCGGCTGCCCGGTCGCCCACGACTCGGTGACCGCGCACGGCAGCGAGAGCGAGAACCCGGCGATCGACTCACCAACTCCCAAAACGGGTGGACGGCCGCGTACCAACCGGGACTGGTGGCCCAACCAGCTCGACCTGTCGGTGCTGCACGCCCACTCGCCCAAGGGCAACCCGCTGGGCGCGGACTTCAGCTACGCCAAGGAGTTCGCCAAGCTCGACGTCGAGGCCCTCAAGCAGGACATCACCAAGGTTCTCACCACCTCGCAGGACTGGTGGCCGGCCGACTTCGGCCACTACGGCGGGCTGATGATCCGGCTGAGCTGGCACGCCGCCGGCACGTACCGGATCGAGGACGGCCGGGGCGGCGCCGGCGACGGCGGGCAGCGCTTCGCCCCGCTGAACAGCTGGCCGGACAACGCCAACCTGGACAAGGCCCGGCGACTGCTGTGGCCGGTCAAGGCAAAGTACGGCCAGAAGATCTCCTGGGCCGACCTGCTGGTGCTGGCCGGCAACGTCGCCCTGGAATCGATGGGCTTCAAGACCTTCGGCTTCGCCTTCGGCCGGGAGGACGTCTGGGAGCCGGAGGAGATCTTCTGGGGTCCGGAGGACACCTGGCTCGGTGACGCGCGGTACCTCTCCGAGAAGGAGATGGCCAGCGGGGTCGGCGCGACCGAAATGGGCCTGATCTACGTCAACCCGGAGGGCCCGCGCGGCAACGCCGACCCCCTCGCGGCGGCCCACTTCATCCGGGAGACGTTCGCCCGGATGGCGATGAACGACGAGGAGACCGTCGCTCTCATCGCCGGTGGCCACACCTTCGGCAAGACCCACGGTGCCGGCGACGCCGACGCCCACGTCGGCCCGGAGCCGGAGGGCGCGCCGATCGAGGCACAGGGCCTGGGCTGGCTGAGCACGTACGGCAGCGGTAAGGGCGGCGACGCCATCACCAGCGGCCTGGAGGTCACCTGGACCGACAAGCCGACGCAGTGGAGCAACCGCTTCTTCGAGATCCTCTTCGGGTACGAGTGGGAGCTGACCACCAGCCCCGGTGGGGCCAAGCAGTGGGTGGCAAAGGACGCCGAGGCGATCATTCCGGACGCGCACGACCCGGCGAAGAAGCACAAGCCGACGATGCTCACCACCGACCTGTCGCTGCGCTTCGACCCGACGTACGAGCAGATCTCCCGCCGGTTCCTGGCCAACCCGGACGAGTTCGCGCTGGCCTTCGCCAAGGCCTGGTACAAGCTGCTGCACCGCGACATGGGCCCGGTCAGCCGGTTCCTCGGCCCGTGGGTTCCCGAGGCCCAGCTGTGGCAGGACCCGGTGCCGGCCGTCGACCACGAACTGGTCAGCGACGCCGACGTGGCCGCGCTCAAGGCGAAGGTCCTCGACTCCGGGCTGAGCACCGCGCAGCTGGTCAGCACCGCCTGGGCGTCGGCGGCAAGCTTCCGCTCCACCGACAAGCGTGGCGGCGCCAACGGGGCCCGGGTACGGCTCGAGCCGCAGCGCAGCTGGGAGGTCAACCAGCCGGAGCAGCTGGCCACGGTGCTGAGCACCCTGGAGGGTATCCAGCAGGAGTTCAACGCGGCCGGCGGCGCGAAGATCTCGCTCGCCGACCTGATCGTGCTGGCCGGCTCGGCCGCCGTCGAGAAGGCGGCGCACGACGCCGGGGTCAAGGTGACCGTGCCGTTCCACCCGGGCCGCACCGACGCCAGCCAGGAGCAGACCGACGTCGAGTCGTTCGCGGTGATGGAGCCGCGGGCCGACGGGTTCCGTAACTACCTGCGGCCGGGCGAAAAGACCCAGCCGGAGGTCCTCCTGGTCGACCGGGCCTACATGCTCGACCTGTCCGCCCCGGAGATGACCGTGCTCGTCGGCGGTCTGCGGGCGCTCGGGGCGAACGTCGGCGGTACGCCGCACGGCGTGCTCACCGACCGGCCCGGCGTGCTCACCAACGACTTTTTCACCAACCTGCTCTCCCCCGGCACCCGGTGGAAGGCGGCGGAGTCCGGCGAGCACGTGTACGAGATCCGTGACCTGGCCACCGACGAGGTGAAGTGGACCGCGACCGCGGTCGACCTGATCTTCGGCTCGAACTCGCAGCTGCGTGCCCTCTCCGAGGTGTACGCCAGCAGCGACGCCGGCGAGAAGTTCGTCACCGACTTCGTCGCGGCCTGGGTCAAGGTCATGGAGCTGGACCGGTTCGACCTGTCCTGA